Proteins encoded in a region of the Paenibacillus sp. W2I17 genome:
- a CDS encoding 2-hydroxy-3-keto-5-methylthiopentenyl-1-phosphate phosphatase yields the protein MRSDKKTVIFCDFDGTITLSDNIVAIMKHFKPEGIEAIMKDTIEQNISLREGVGAMFALLPASQKDEIVEFVLGQAGIREGFSEFLDYVRSEGIEFNVTSGGMDFFIEPLLAPFHIPQDHVYCNGADFSGETIKIEWPNPCQPPCENGCGMCKTTVIRTFPEGQYNRILIGDSLTDFEGAKIADLVYSRSILTDKCIELGVDHVPFATFYDIIEDMKQKQTQGVL from the coding sequence ATGAGAAGTGATAAAAAAACAGTCATTTTCTGTGACTTTGATGGTACGATTACCCTCTCGGACAACATCGTAGCGATCATGAAACATTTCAAGCCTGAGGGCATTGAAGCGATTATGAAAGATACGATTGAGCAGAACATCTCGTTGCGTGAAGGTGTTGGAGCTATGTTTGCTCTTCTGCCTGCGTCGCAGAAAGATGAAATTGTGGAATTCGTGCTTGGACAAGCGGGGATCCGTGAAGGATTCAGCGAGTTTCTTGACTACGTTCGCAGCGAAGGGATCGAATTCAATGTGACCAGCGGTGGCATGGACTTTTTCATTGAACCGTTACTCGCACCATTTCATATCCCGCAGGATCATGTCTATTGCAACGGAGCTGACTTCTCGGGTGAAACCATTAAGATTGAATGGCCGAATCCCTGTCAACCTCCTTGTGAGAATGGCTGCGGCATGTGCAAAACAACAGTGATTCGTACCTTCCCGGAAGGTCAATATAATCGAATTCTTATTGGAGACAGTCTGACAGATTTTGAGGGTGCAAAGATTGCCGATCTCGTCTACTCCCGCTCCATTTTGACGGATAAATGTATTGAACTTGGTGTGGACCATGTGCCATTCGCTACCTTTTACGATATCATCGAAGATATGAAACAGAAGCAAACACAAGGAGTGCTGTAA
- a CDS encoding 2,3-diketo-5-methylthiopentyl-1-phosphate enolase yields the protein MNNMCTATYRLHDDHADFRKKAQSIAIGMTVGSWTELPQAQREAMQKHLGEVISVEVHEADGMAAGERYADITIGYPDVNFSCDIPALLVTVFGKISMDGRIKLTKLGFSDGFLSAFPGPKFGLNGVRDLLGVHDRPLLMSIFKSVIGLNADELREQFIRQALGGVDLIKDDEILFENKLTPIEKRVEVCMKAAEQARKETGKKLLYATNLTGPTSRLKQQAERAIDAGANALLFNVLSYGYDVLHELSSDPDINVPIMAHPALAGALYPSPHYGISASVVLGQLMRLAGADLVLFPSPYGSVTMPKEENMAITEQLLTADLPVRTSMPVPSAGIHPGLVPLILRDFGTDVIVNAGGGIHGHPMGTEAGGRAFLQASEAARRSIPLAQYATEHPELKSALDLWGGER from the coding sequence ATGAATAACATGTGCACAGCCACATATCGTCTGCATGATGATCATGCAGACTTTCGCAAGAAAGCTCAGTCCATCGCGATTGGCATGACCGTGGGTAGCTGGACGGAGTTACCGCAAGCACAACGTGAAGCAATGCAGAAGCATCTGGGCGAAGTAATCAGCGTAGAAGTCCATGAAGCTGATGGCATGGCTGCGGGTGAGCGTTACGCTGATATTACCATTGGATATCCTGATGTTAACTTCAGTTGTGATATCCCAGCCCTGCTCGTGACGGTCTTTGGCAAAATTTCAATGGATGGCCGGATCAAACTAACAAAGCTTGGTTTCTCGGATGGCTTCCTCAGTGCATTCCCGGGACCCAAGTTTGGACTGAATGGTGTTCGTGATCTGCTTGGTGTACACGACCGACCACTGTTAATGAGTATCTTCAAGTCAGTTATTGGGCTAAATGCAGATGAACTGCGTGAACAATTTATTCGTCAGGCTCTTGGTGGCGTTGATCTGATCAAGGACGATGAGATTCTGTTCGAGAATAAATTGACACCCATCGAAAAAAGAGTCGAGGTCTGCATGAAAGCTGCCGAACAGGCACGCAAGGAGACCGGCAAGAAACTTCTGTATGCAACCAATCTTACAGGACCTACATCTCGTCTGAAGCAACAAGCTGAACGTGCCATTGACGCTGGAGCAAATGCATTATTGTTCAACGTATTGTCATACGGATATGATGTCCTGCATGAGCTCAGCAGTGATCCTGATATCAATGTGCCGATTATGGCTCACCCTGCTCTTGCAGGTGCACTGTATCCTTCACCACATTACGGCATCTCGGCTTCGGTTGTACTTGGCCAGCTGATGCGTCTTGCGGGTGCCGATCTGGTGCTCTTCCCTTCTCCTTATGGTTCGGTTACGATGCCGAAGGAAGAAAACATGGCGATCACGGAGCAATTACTGACAGCTGATCTGCCAGTACGAACCAGTATGCCAGTGCCTTCAGCCGGTATACACCCAGGCCTTGTACCGCTTATATTGCGCGACTTTGGCACAGATGTCATCGTTAATGCTGGTGGCGGTATACATGGGCATCCTATGGGCACTGAGGCAGGCGGACGTGCATTCCTGCAAGCGAGTGAGGCAGCCCGGCGTTCCATTCCACTCGCGCAATATGCAACCGAGCATCCTGAGCTGAAAAGCGCATTGGACCTGTGGGGTGGCGAACGATGA
- the proC gene encoding pyrroline-5-carboxylate reductase, with product MSQEQQTLLQQKITFHGAGAMAEAIVRGLISRLVVRPQDITMLNRSNQKRQEELSTRYAVHTGTASQSLDHLASTPVIVLCMKPKDAAAALRELGPLLSPDQLIVSVIAGLSIRTMQSLLGRKQPIARTMPNTSSTIGLGATGLAFSAEITDEQRSTVMTMFEAVGIVTIVPEDKLEVLTGISGSGPAYVYYLMEAMIAAGIRGGLSSQQSRDLTVQTVLGASRMVQQTGLEPMKLRSDVTSPGGATQAALKTLDEGDFFENVIAAVNRCAERSREMGAALEGDLK from the coding sequence ATGAGTCAAGAGCAACAGACGTTACTACAACAGAAGATTACTTTCCACGGAGCAGGCGCGATGGCTGAAGCCATCGTGCGCGGACTGATCTCCCGCCTGGTCGTTCGTCCTCAGGATATTACGATGCTGAACCGCAGCAACCAGAAACGTCAGGAGGAGCTCAGCACCCGTTATGCAGTACATACCGGAACGGCTTCACAATCTCTGGATCACCTTGCCTCCACTCCGGTCATTGTACTCTGTATGAAACCCAAAGATGCTGCCGCAGCGTTGCGCGAACTCGGTCCGCTATTATCACCGGATCAACTGATCGTGTCTGTCATTGCCGGATTATCGATCCGCACGATGCAGTCCTTGCTTGGGCGTAAACAGCCAATCGCGAGAACCATGCCAAATACATCCAGTACCATTGGACTTGGCGCTACCGGGCTTGCCTTCTCTGCGGAGATTACGGATGAACAGCGCAGTACGGTGATGACCATGTTTGAAGCGGTTGGTATCGTGACCATCGTACCTGAAGATAAACTTGAAGTACTCACAGGGATTTCCGGAAGCGGCCCTGCTTATGTATACTATTTAATGGAGGCCATGATTGCCGCAGGTATTCGTGGTGGCTTATCCAGCCAGCAATCTCGTGATCTCACTGTTCAGACAGTGCTGGGCGCGTCACGTATGGTACAACAAACCGGTTTGGAACCGATGAAGCTTCGTAGTGATGTGACATCCCCGGGAGGGGCAACCCAGGCAGCACTGAAAACGCTTGACGAAGGAGATTTCTTTGAAAATGTAATCGCAGCCGTCAACCGCTGTGCAGAGCGCTCACGGGAGATGGGAGCTGCTTTGGAAGGGGATTTAAAATGA
- a CDS encoding glutamate-5-semialdehyde dehydrogenase has product MSEVREKASKAQAAVPQLNRLNTEQKNIALRVMADALIKETDSIITANVEDLVRGREQGTPESMLDRLALNQERIAGIAEGLRQIADLPDPVGEVLETFTRPNGLHVEKLRVPIGLIGIIYEARPNVTVDAAGLCLKTGNAVLLRGGSSALSSNRKIVEVLHQALTTTDMPADALQLVEDADRASVDEMLKLNGLLDVIIPRGGASLIRNVVANATVPVIETGAGICHTYVDESADPVMAAEIAINAKAQRPSVCNSMETLLLHAAYAEEHLPALAEQFREASVVLKGCDTVRRLVPSALEATEEDYATEYNDYILNIRVVENLDEAMQHIAHYGTKHSECIVTRDTAHAERFMHDVDAAAVYHNASTRFTDGFEFGYGAEIGISTQKLHARGPMGLPALTSTKYRITGNGQIRQ; this is encoded by the coding sequence ATGAGTGAAGTCAGAGAAAAAGCCAGCAAAGCCCAAGCCGCGGTTCCACAGCTGAACCGATTGAATACAGAACAGAAAAATATAGCCCTGCGTGTCATGGCAGATGCTTTGATTAAGGAGACGGATTCCATCATTACGGCAAACGTCGAAGATCTGGTACGAGGCAGAGAACAAGGCACGCCGGAATCCATGCTGGATCGTCTCGCACTTAATCAGGAGCGGATCGCAGGCATTGCTGAAGGATTACGTCAGATTGCAGATCTGCCTGATCCAGTTGGTGAAGTGTTAGAGACATTCACCCGTCCAAACGGATTACATGTTGAAAAATTAAGAGTGCCGATTGGCCTGATTGGCATCATCTACGAAGCTCGCCCTAATGTAACTGTAGACGCAGCCGGATTATGTCTCAAAACAGGTAATGCAGTGCTTCTGCGCGGCGGCTCCTCTGCCCTGTCTTCCAATCGTAAAATTGTGGAGGTGCTGCATCAGGCACTCACAACGACAGACATGCCTGCTGATGCTTTGCAACTGGTTGAAGATGCAGATCGTGCTTCCGTAGATGAGATGCTCAAGTTGAACGGGCTGCTGGACGTTATCATTCCACGCGGAGGAGCTTCCCTCATTCGTAATGTGGTTGCCAACGCAACGGTACCTGTCATCGAAACTGGGGCGGGCATCTGCCATACCTATGTGGATGAATCAGCCGATCCAGTTATGGCAGCCGAAATTGCCATCAATGCCAAGGCACAACGTCCATCCGTATGTAACTCCATGGAAACGTTGCTGCTGCATGCCGCATACGCGGAAGAGCATCTGCCTGCTCTTGCCGAGCAATTCCGTGAGGCCAGTGTGGTCTTGAAAGGTTGCGACACGGTGCGCCGTCTTGTTCCTTCTGCCCTTGAGGCAACCGAGGAAGACTATGCGACCGAGTACAACGACTACATTTTAAATATCCGGGTGGTCGAGAACCTGGACGAAGCGATGCAGCACATCGCACATTATGGAACCAAACATTCCGAGTGTATCGTAACCCGGGATACAGCCCATGCAGAGCGCTTTATGCATGATGTGGATGCAGCAGCCGTCTATCACAATGCGTCCACGCGTTTCACTGACGGATTTGAATTTGGCTATGGAGCCGAAATCGGAATCAGTACCCAGAAACTGCATGCACGTGGACCGATGGGACTGCCAGCACTGACGTCAACCAAATATCGGATTACAGGCAATGGACAGATCCGTCAATAA
- the proB gene encoding glutamate 5-kinase: MTSRIVVKIGSSSLTTEEGGLDRSSITFFAGEIAALADQGHEVLLVTSGAVAAGFREIGYPQRPKLLHEKQAAAAVGQALLMQAYQQAFAAHRVTTAQILLTRTDFHSRKRMGNAGMTVEELLNQRVIPIFNENDTVSVDELKFGDNDLLSALVANLVKAQHLIILTDTNGLYTADPRKDPSAVRYDRIPEITAEIYAFAGGSGSTVGTGGMRSKVDAAKVATRGGVPVFVGSVKEPGDMQKAVDGTGKGTYFETRLASLSRKKQWLGFMSTPLGTVVVDDGAEEALVHGGHSLLPVGVKRVLGTFHAGDVVEVIGMDETLLGRGIVNYDDDQLRLIAGLPSGDVMKQLASIHRLEVIHRDEWITLK, encoded by the coding sequence ATGACTTCACGTATTGTAGTTAAGATTGGAAGCAGCTCGCTTACAACGGAAGAAGGCGGTCTGGATCGCAGTTCGATCACTTTTTTTGCCGGAGAAATTGCAGCATTGGCTGATCAGGGCCATGAAGTGCTTTTGGTCACCTCTGGAGCGGTAGCGGCCGGATTCCGGGAGATCGGTTACCCTCAGCGCCCCAAACTGCTACATGAGAAACAAGCCGCAGCAGCCGTTGGGCAGGCATTACTGATGCAGGCATATCAACAGGCTTTTGCAGCGCACCGCGTTACTACGGCGCAAATTCTGTTAACTCGTACAGACTTTCACAGTCGTAAACGCATGGGTAATGCAGGTATGACTGTGGAGGAACTGCTCAATCAGCGAGTGATTCCGATTTTTAATGAGAATGATACGGTGTCGGTGGACGAATTGAAGTTTGGTGATAACGATCTGTTGTCCGCATTGGTTGCAAACCTGGTGAAGGCACAGCATCTGATCATTCTTACCGATACCAACGGCCTGTACACCGCAGATCCGCGTAAAGATCCTTCTGCCGTACGTTACGACCGTATCCCCGAGATAACGGCTGAGATCTACGCTTTTGCCGGCGGTTCAGGATCAACGGTTGGTACAGGCGGAATGCGATCCAAAGTTGATGCAGCCAAGGTTGCTACACGTGGAGGCGTACCTGTATTCGTGGGAAGTGTGAAAGAACCTGGAGATATGCAGAAAGCAGTTGATGGCACGGGCAAAGGAACTTACTTTGAGACACGACTCGCTTCACTATCCCGTAAAAAGCAGTGGCTGGGCTTCATGTCTACTCCGCTGGGAACAGTCGTTGTGGATGATGGTGCTGAAGAAGCACTTGTCCATGGGGGCCACAGTCTTCTACCTGTAGGGGTCAAGCGGGTACTTGGAACTTTCCATGCAGGAGACGTCGTAGAGGTCATTGGAATGGATGAAACCTTGCTCGGTCGCGGTATTGTCAATTATGATGATGACCAGCTTCGACTCATTGCCGGACTTCCCAGTGGAGATGTGATGAAACAACTCGCCAGCATCCACAGACTTGAAGTTATTCATAGAGACGAATGGATTACGTTAAAATAA
- a CDS encoding pyridoxal phosphate-dependent aminotransferase, with product MTHSDHITARSAFTIPTSDVMAQLPTQFFATLVQNVNREIASGHDVINLGQGNPDTPTPPHIVKTLQESAENPLYHKYSPFRGYSFLKEAVAKRYKEDYNVDLDPETEVAILFGGKTGLVQLPQVLLNPGDTVLVPDPGYPDYWSGVALAKANMSFMPLLESNAFLPDYEAVTAEDREKAKLMFLNYPNNPTSATAPLSFYEDTVEFAIQNQIVVASDFAYGAIGFDGHRPVSFLQAPGAKEVGIEFYTLSKTYNMAGWRVGFALGNAEIVSKINLLQDHIYVSLFGGIQAAATEALTGSQECVASLVSRYESRRNAFYDALSSIGWQASKPAGSFFSWLPVPAGYTSASFADLLLREAKVAVAPGIGFGSHGEGYVRAGLLSDENRLREAVERIGKLNLFK from the coding sequence ATGACCCATTCAGACCATATAACTGCTCGTTCAGCCTTTACGATACCGACTTCTGATGTGATGGCACAGCTGCCAACGCAATTTTTTGCTACCCTTGTTCAAAATGTAAATCGCGAAATCGCAAGTGGTCATGACGTGATCAATCTGGGTCAGGGGAACCCGGACACACCGACACCACCCCATATTGTGAAAACACTGCAAGAGTCGGCTGAAAATCCCCTCTACCACAAATACTCCCCTTTTAGAGGGTACTCTTTCCTGAAGGAAGCTGTCGCCAAACGTTATAAGGAAGATTACAACGTTGATCTGGATCCCGAGACTGAAGTTGCGATTCTGTTCGGAGGCAAAACAGGTCTAGTTCAGTTACCCCAGGTCCTGCTTAACCCCGGCGACACCGTTCTCGTTCCAGACCCGGGTTACCCGGATTACTGGTCTGGTGTTGCACTTGCCAAAGCAAACATGTCATTTATGCCTTTACTGGAGTCCAATGCATTCCTGCCTGATTACGAAGCCGTTACTGCGGAAGATCGGGAGAAGGCCAAGCTGATGTTCCTGAACTACCCCAACAACCCAACGTCAGCAACGGCGCCCCTTTCGTTCTACGAAGATACGGTAGAATTCGCCATTCAAAATCAAATCGTAGTAGCCAGCGACTTTGCTTACGGTGCAATTGGATTCGACGGACATCGTCCAGTAAGTTTCCTGCAAGCCCCTGGTGCCAAAGAAGTGGGCATTGAATTCTATACGTTATCCAAAACATACAATATGGCTGGATGGCGTGTTGGATTCGCACTCGGTAACGCAGAGATTGTCTCTAAAATCAATCTGCTTCAGGATCATATCTATGTCAGTCTTTTCGGTGGGATTCAAGCTGCGGCAACAGAAGCACTGACTGGCTCCCAGGAATGTGTTGCCTCGCTGGTTTCACGTTACGAATCCCGTCGCAATGCGTTTTATGACGCTCTATCCTCCATTGGCTGGCAAGCTTCGAAACCAGCAGGTTCATTCTTCAGTTGGTTGCCTGTACCTGCCGGTTATACCTCCGCTTCATTTGCAGACTTGTTACTGCGAGAAGCCAAGGTGGCCGTAGCACCAGGTATTGGTTTTGGTTCGCATGGCGAAGGCTATGTGCGCGCGGGACTGTTAAGTGATGAAAACCGATTACGCGAAGCTGTGGAGCGGATTGGCAAGCTGAATTTATTCAAGTAA
- a CDS encoding ABC transporter substrate-binding protein gives MKKGIRNTGVLLTITWLSILLLACGNQAATPAAGADDSKAATETTETTTAVEETNEGETRIFKDWTGHEVEIPVNPKRVIYHGEVTGDLLALGVVPVGILRQEGTVFDDQVAQAEDVGFPISVEKALDLNPDLIIFSNSDEAQYDQIAKVAPTVTFDSFGLIEDRMRILGDLLNKKQEAEDWITAHQKATEEMWTQLHENGLKEGETASVFTMYPGNRLFVMAGAGLPQLLYGKDGLKPTAEIQKVLDEDMGFVEISTEKLSEFAGDRIFILDPATDDAKQSTKELLDSTIWKNLPAVKEGKVYRFNIVKASSDALSREWLLQELPKQMIQ, from the coding sequence ATGAAAAAGGGCATACGAAATACGGGAGTATTGTTAACGATCACATGGTTATCCATTCTGCTACTGGCTTGTGGAAATCAGGCTGCAACACCTGCTGCTGGCGCTGATGATTCCAAAGCAGCCACAGAAACGACAGAGACCACGACTGCAGTTGAAGAAACGAATGAGGGCGAGACCCGGATATTCAAAGACTGGACTGGCCATGAAGTTGAGATTCCTGTAAATCCGAAGCGAGTTATCTATCATGGAGAAGTTACAGGGGATCTGCTCGCGCTTGGTGTTGTTCCTGTCGGCATACTTCGTCAAGAGGGAACCGTATTTGATGATCAGGTTGCTCAGGCAGAAGATGTAGGATTTCCGATCAGTGTGGAAAAGGCATTAGACCTGAATCCCGATCTGATCATTTTCTCCAACAGTGACGAGGCTCAATATGATCAGATCGCAAAGGTTGCACCCACGGTTACATTTGATTCTTTTGGTTTAATAGAAGATCGCATGCGTATCCTTGGCGATTTGTTGAATAAGAAACAAGAAGCGGAGGATTGGATTACGGCTCATCAAAAAGCGACTGAAGAGATGTGGACGCAACTTCATGAGAATGGATTAAAAGAAGGGGAGACCGCTTCGGTATTCACCATGTATCCCGGGAATCGTCTGTTTGTAATGGCGGGTGCAGGATTGCCACAGTTGTTATACGGAAAAGACGGGCTGAAGCCAACCGCGGAAATCCAGAAAGTATTGGATGAAGACATGGGATTTGTAGAGATTTCGACTGAAAAGTTATCTGAATTTGCCGGTGATCGGATATTTATTCTGGATCCAGCGACCGACGATGCGAAGCAATCCACCAAGGAATTGCTGGATAGTACAATCTGGAAGAACCTGCCTGCGGTGAAAGAAGGAAAAGTATATCGTTTTAATATCGTAAAAGCTTCTAGTGATGCTCTTTCCAGGGAGTGGCTGTTACAAGAGCTGCCAAAACAGATGATTCAATAA
- a CDS encoding AraC family transcriptional regulator produces MQALDADGGALFFSAFMFRLDHLVRRIEPPEQVMLEVACEKHAFLICEEGDGRLYIGHEQFPFTTGCVYPLSSGEGYQIEHRNNSELKYIIMAFDVIHVLTGDPELFTRPVFEHRNQLNGYPYAPLSGLLEQMYVIRNYKTDAEYSHLNAQFQKWMEMIITRYTSPKTEQSMEARLHSTIQYVDDHYTEEITVQKLARLAEIRPVQYTTLFRQLTGHKPLDYVNHVRIKHAKEWLRKSDEPLRDIASRVGFKDEYYFSRRFRQMTGLSPRQYDRSIQQQTLVQDWLGHDVNIPVNPERIMYYGDSAGDMLMLGIQLLEERTYDAVAPVNVEAAVIMKPDLIIFDSSNEQQYEQLSRIAPTLAYNSHATLEERMRRLGSWFDRQPEAEHWLTSYAERTEQMWAKIHTVIEEGETASVFTYHRGARLFVMGNIGLAPMLYHPMGFRPVTKVKEALAAGRAYKEISAEAVRQYAGDHVFVMLPEEVVARQATEMLMKSPSWQALPAVQNGHVYPVEESIWNVGDALTSDRLLTLLPELLCASSY; encoded by the coding sequence ATGCAGGCTTTGGATGCCGATGGGGGAGCGTTGTTCTTTTCAGCATTCATGTTTCGGCTGGATCATCTGGTACGTCGAATTGAACCACCTGAACAGGTGATGCTGGAAGTTGCTTGCGAGAAACATGCCTTCCTGATCTGTGAAGAAGGGGATGGGCGTTTATATATAGGACATGAACAGTTTCCGTTTACTACGGGATGTGTTTATCCGCTTTCTTCGGGAGAGGGGTACCAGATTGAACATCGTAATAACTCGGAATTGAAATATATCATAATGGCTTTTGATGTTATTCATGTGTTGACGGGTGATCCCGAGCTCTTTACCCGCCCTGTATTTGAGCACAGAAACCAATTGAATGGTTATCCCTATGCACCGTTAAGTGGACTGCTGGAACAGATGTATGTCATTCGGAATTATAAAACAGATGCCGAATACAGTCATCTGAATGCACAGTTCCAAAAATGGATGGAGATGATCATTACCCGGTACACTTCTCCAAAGACGGAACAGAGTATGGAAGCAAGGCTACACAGTACGATTCAATATGTGGACGATCATTATACTGAAGAAATCACTGTACAGAAACTGGCACGCCTTGCGGAAATCAGACCTGTACAGTATACGACCCTTTTCAGACAACTCACGGGTCACAAGCCGCTCGATTATGTGAATCATGTACGCATTAAACATGCCAAGGAATGGCTTCGCAAATCAGATGAACCCCTTCGGGATATAGCGAGTCGCGTGGGGTTTAAGGATGAGTATTATTTCAGCAGGCGTTTTCGCCAAATGACCGGATTATCTCCTCGTCAATATGACAGATCGATTCAGCAGCAGACATTAGTACAAGATTGGTTGGGTCATGATGTGAATATTCCAGTAAATCCGGAGCGAATTATGTATTACGGAGATTCCGCTGGGGATATGCTGATGCTGGGCATTCAGTTGCTAGAAGAACGGACATATGACGCGGTCGCTCCGGTTAATGTGGAAGCCGCTGTTATCATGAAGCCGGACTTGATTATTTTTGATAGCAGCAATGAACAGCAGTATGAACAACTTTCCCGGATTGCACCGACGCTTGCTTACAATTCACATGCCACGTTGGAAGAACGAATGCGCAGATTGGGTAGCTGGTTTGACAGACAACCGGAGGCTGAACATTGGCTAACCTCCTATGCGGAGCGTACTGAGCAGATGTGGGCGAAGATCCATACTGTGATTGAAGAGGGGGAAACGGCATCCGTATTTACATACCATCGGGGTGCACGATTATTTGTTATGGGCAATATCGGTCTGGCGCCTATGTTATATCATCCGATGGGATTCAGGCCAGTTACCAAAGTGAAGGAAGCACTTGCGGCAGGCAGAGCCTATAAGGAAATTTCGGCTGAAGCGGTACGTCAGTATGCGGGAGATCATGTATTTGTTATGCTGCCTGAGGAAGTTGTGGCAAGACAGGCTACAGAGATGCTGATGAAAAGTCCCAGTTGGCAGGCCCTTCCGGCTGTGCAGAATGGTCACGTATACCCTGTGGAGGAGTCAATCTGGAATGTGGGTGATGCGCTCACGAGTGATCGATTGTTGACCCTGCTCCCTGAGTTGTTGTGTGCAAGTTCATATTAA
- a CDS encoding carbon-nitrogen family hydrolase has protein sequence MTEKQQGEMRVALIQGDIQLGDPEANHKHMQTLLERAVEQYPDLGLAVLPEMWNTGYALTQIHELADPEGQKSREWLSAFAQKHQISIVGGSIAEKRDGQIYNTMYAYDREGKQVTRYDKLHLFRLMDEEKYLQPGAEPEIFELQNGLTAGASICYDIRFPELARTLALNGAKALIVPAEWPNPRLHHWRTLLTARAIENQMYVIACNRVGKGGETEFFGHSLIIDPWGEIVAEGGEEEEIVTGIIRPSLVDEVRGRIPVFEDRRPGVYFGGK, from the coding sequence ATGACAGAAAAACAACAGGGAGAAATGCGTGTAGCCCTGATTCAGGGCGATATTCAACTCGGAGACCCTGAGGCCAATCATAAACATATGCAGACGTTGCTTGAGCGTGCGGTAGAACAATATCCGGATCTGGGGCTGGCTGTGTTACCTGAGATGTGGAATACCGGATACGCTTTGACTCAAATTCATGAACTCGCTGACCCGGAAGGCCAGAAATCTCGGGAATGGCTGTCTGCTTTTGCTCAAAAACATCAAATATCCATCGTTGGCGGTTCAATTGCTGAGAAACGGGATGGTCAAATATACAATACAATGTACGCTTATGATCGTGAAGGAAAACAGGTAACACGATACGATAAATTACATTTGTTCCGTCTGATGGACGAAGAGAAATATTTACAGCCAGGTGCGGAACCTGAAATTTTTGAATTGCAGAACGGTCTTACAGCGGGTGCTTCGATCTGTTATGACATCCGGTTTCCGGAACTTGCCCGCACCCTTGCTCTCAACGGGGCCAAAGCATTGATTGTACCCGCCGAATGGCCGAACCCTCGTCTGCACCACTGGCGTACGTTACTTACGGCACGAGCGATTGAGAACCAGATGTATGTGATCGCCTGTAACCGTGTAGGTAAAGGGGGAGAGACCGAATTTTTCGGACATTCCCTTATCATTGATCCTTGGGGTGAGATTGTGGCTGAAGGTGGTGAAGAGGAAGAGATCGTGACCGGAATTATTCGTCCATCTCTGGTAGATGAGGTTCGCGGACGGATTCCCGTATTTGAAGACCGTCGACCTGGCGTTTATTTTGGCGGAAAATAA
- a CDS encoding LysR family transcriptional regulator, whose amino-acid sequence MEFRQLQYTLQIAAERNFSRAAEKLHIAQPSLSQQLSKLEKELGVLLFQRNTSTVELTHAGVTFVEQAQKIVDAVELLRQEMSDISQLRKGKVVVGSMPITGSHLLPHVLPAFQQAYPEIEVTLLEDSGLTLEKLTASGKADLSLLSLPLQEPSLAYVAIGEEKIDLAVPPNHPLARRADPEHPIPVRIEELRDEPFVVLKKGQGFRKLTFDLCEQAGFDPQVVFESTNIETVQSLVATGMGITLVPRFIARAPRSEFVPVYVPLAEPTPSRTLVVAYRQGRVLSKAAEAFIHTFQQTVAELSMGD is encoded by the coding sequence ATGGAATTCAGACAACTTCAATATACGCTGCAAATTGCGGCCGAACGAAATTTCTCCCGGGCAGCAGAGAAGCTGCATATTGCCCAGCCTTCATTAAGCCAGCAATTATCCAAATTGGAAAAAGAATTGGGTGTGCTGCTGTTTCAGCGTAATACCAGTACCGTGGAGTTAACCCATGCGGGTGTTACGTTTGTCGAGCAAGCCCAGAAGATCGTAGATGCTGTGGAGCTATTGCGTCAGGAAATGTCCGATATCTCCCAGCTTCGCAAAGGTAAAGTCGTTGTAGGCAGCATGCCGATCACGGGATCACACCTGCTCCCACACGTGCTTCCTGCGTTTCAACAAGCTTATCCCGAGATTGAGGTTACCTTATTGGAAGACTCCGGGCTTACGCTTGAGAAATTGACAGCAAGCGGCAAAGCAGATCTCAGTCTGTTATCTCTTCCTTTACAAGAGCCAAGTCTCGCCTACGTTGCCATTGGAGAGGAAAAGATTGATCTGGCGGTTCCCCCGAATCACCCTCTAGCACGCAGGGCAGATCCGGAGCATCCGATTCCTGTGCGAATTGAAGAACTTCGGGATGAACCCTTTGTTGTGTTGAAAAAAGGACAGGGTTTCCGCAAACTTACATTTGATCTCTGTGAGCAGGCCGGTTTTGATCCCCAAGTTGTGTTTGAAAGCACAAATATTGAGACTGTTCAGTCGCTGGTCGCCACAGGTATGGGTATTACACTGGTTCCACGCTTTATTGCCCGTGCGCCGCGCAGTGAGTTCGTACCTGTGTATGTGCCACTTGCTGAGCCTACTCCCAGCAGAACACTTGTTGTGGCTTATCGTCAAGGCAGAGTGCTTTCGAAGGCAGCCGAGGCATTCATCCATACTTTTCAACAAACCGTGGCCGAACTGTCAATGGGAGACTAA